One genomic segment of Bombus vancouverensis nearcticus chromosome 11, iyBomVanc1_principal, whole genome shotgun sequence includes these proteins:
- the LOC143303392 gene encoding uncharacterized protein LOC143303392, translated as MSAYYLSTIIPSYNTKLRTKPQYQEFLCEYEELGHMSEIPNDPSDDHPFIKADSVTTKVRIVFDASARSSFGKSLNDLLMIGLTIQDDLFTFLLRFRTHKYVIAADIAKMYRQITIHLEDRRYHKVLWKENINGTIKTYQLNTVTYETDFVQYLAIRTLHQLAQDEEHSYSIGARILKRDFYVDDLLTIVNTLEKARSLRDVLIDINTKGGFELRQLVLNESKLIESLSIKSDQSNHLSLDDKDVKKTLGLRSKATLSKATLERYSGILIKTRSQNSQDNKKGNTL; from the coding sequence ATGTCCGCTTACTATTTAAGCACAATTATTCCCAGTTACAATACAAAGCTACGTACAAAACCACAATATCAAGAATTTTTGTGCGAATATGAGGAATTGGGTCACATGTCCGAGATCCCAAATGATCCAAGTGATGATCACCCATTCATCAAGGCAGACAGTGTCACGACCAAAGTACGCATCGTCTTTGATGCTTCTGCCCGATCATCATTCGGGAAGTCATTAAATGATCTTCTAATGATAGGCCTCACCATCCAGGACGATTTATTCACTTTTCTTCTAAGATTCAGGACACACAAATACGTAATCGCAGCCGATATTGCTAAGATGTACCGGCAAATAACCATTCATCTGGAAGATCGACGGTATCATAAAGTTCTTTGGAAAGAAAACATAAACGGTACAATAAAAACTTATCAATTAAATACCGTAACATATGAGACAGACTTCGTACAATACCTTGCTATACGTACTTTACACCAATTAGCGCAAGACGAAGAACATAGCTATTCAATAGGGGCACGGATATTGAAACGTGATTTTTATGTCGACGATTTGCTAACAATAGTGAACACTCTCGAGAAAGCAAGGTCGCTACGGGATGTACTCATTGACATAAACACGAAAGGGGGATTCGAGCTCAGACAGTTGGTCTTAAACGAATCCAAATTAATAGAGTCACTAAGCATCAAATCAGATCAGTCGAACCACCTCTCATTAGACGACAAGGATGTTAAGAAGACGTTGGGACTACGTTCAAAAGCTACATTATCGAAAGCTACATTGGAAAGATACTCCGGGATACTCATTAAAACAAGATCCCAGAATTCACAAGATAACAAAAAGGGCAATACTCTTTAG